Proteins encoded by one window of uncultured Celeribacter sp.:
- a CDS encoding cryptochrome/photolyase family protein encodes MVTPRLVLVLGDQLTPSLSALAAADKDRDVVVMAEVASETGYVAHHPKKIALVLAAMRKFAAQLRDEGWHVAYSRLDDPDNAGSIPAELLRRASEHKAQRVMATTPGEWRLIHALEDMPLPVEFQSDDRFLIRPRAFADWAKGRRELRMEWFYREMRRKTGLLMEGDAPAGDQWNFDTENRKPLRDRASAPMMPQFEPDPLVEEVLELVEARFGDHFGRLRPFGFATDRAQALEVLDDFIAHRLAYFGDYQDAMVTGKPLLWHSLLSPALNLGLLTPFEICQRAEQAYRDGQAPLNAVEGFIRQIIGWREFVRGIYFLQGPEYTRHNALHHDRSLPPLFWGADTRMKCLAEVVSQTEEQAYAHHIQRLMITGNFALLAGLAPAEVHDWYLSVYADAFEWVEAPNTIGMSQFADGGIVASKPYVSSGNYISKMSDYCTGCAYDVKVKSGENACPFNLLYWHFLERHRARFAKNRRMAMIYRGWDKRAPEDRERILQDAEQWLCRLEAGETV; translated from the coding sequence ATGGTGACGCCGCGGCTGGTCCTCGTGCTGGGCGACCAGTTGACGCCCTCTTTGTCCGCATTGGCAGCGGCAGACAAAGACAGAGATGTCGTGGTCATGGCCGAGGTCGCCTCGGAAACCGGCTATGTCGCGCATCATCCGAAAAAGATCGCCCTCGTGTTGGCTGCGATGCGCAAATTTGCCGCGCAGCTTCGGGACGAGGGCTGGCACGTCGCCTATTCGCGGCTCGACGATCCAGACAACGCGGGCTCCATCCCCGCAGAACTGCTCAGGCGCGCCTCGGAGCACAAGGCGCAAAGGGTGATGGCCACGACCCCCGGCGAATGGCGGCTGATCCATGCGTTAGAAGACATGCCTTTGCCGGTCGAATTCCAGTCCGATGACAGGTTCCTGATCCGCCCGCGCGCCTTTGCCGATTGGGCCAAGGGACGGCGCGAGCTGCGTATGGAATGGTTTTACCGCGAGATGCGCCGCAAAACCGGCCTTTTGATGGAGGGCGATGCCCCCGCAGGCGATCAATGGAATTTCGACACGGAGAATCGCAAACCGCTGCGCGATCGCGCTTCTGCACCCATGATGCCGCAGTTCGAGCCTGACCCTCTGGTCGAGGAGGTTCTGGAGCTGGTGGAGGCGCGCTTTGGCGATCATTTCGGACGCTTGCGCCCCTTTGGATTTGCCACGGACCGAGCCCAGGCGCTTGAGGTGCTCGATGATTTCATCGCGCATCGTCTGGCGTATTTTGGCGATTATCAGGACGCCATGGTGACCGGGAAGCCGTTGCTATGGCATTCGCTTCTTTCCCCTGCGCTCAATCTCGGTTTGCTGACCCCTTTTGAGATATGTCAGCGCGCGGAGCAGGCCTACCGTGATGGGCAGGCGCCGCTCAATGCCGTCGAAGGGTTTATTCGTCAGATCATCGGATGGCGGGAATTCGTGCGCGGCATCTATTTCCTGCAAGGGCCGGAGTACACCCGGCACAATGCTTTGCACCATGATCGCTCCCTGCCGCCGCTGTTCTGGGGCGCGGACACCCGGATGAAATGTCTGGCCGAAGTGGTGTCGCAAACCGAAGAACAGGCCTATGCGCATCACATCCAGCGGCTGATGATCACGGGCAATTTCGCGCTTTTGGCGGGGCTTGCCCCTGCCGAAGTGCATGACTGGTATCTTTCGGTTTATGCCGACGCTTTCGAATGGGTCGAGGCACCGAACACCATCGGCATGAGCCAATTCGCGGACGGTGGCATCGTGGCCTCCAAACCCTATGTGTCTTCGGGCAATTATATCTCGAAAATGTCGGATTACTGTACGGGCTGCGCTTATGACGTGAAGGTCAAGAGCGGTGAAAATGCCTGTCCTTTCAACCTGTTGTATTGGCATTTTCTGGAGCGTCACAGGGCACGTTTTGCCAAAAACCGGCGTATGGCGATGATCTATCGCGGTTGGGATAAACGTGCGCCCGAGGATCGCGAACGGATTTTGCAAGACGCGGAGCAGTGGCTGTGCCGTCTGGAGGCGGGGGAGACTGTGTGA
- a CDS encoding SDR family NAD(P)-dependent oxidoreductase, with protein MRKALVIGASGGIGSALADRLDARGDLVDCVSRQGTGLDLTDPARVEAVLGDLTGPYETICVATGLLSPKGRRPEKSLAEIDAAAMAEVMAVNAIGPALVLRALPRLLPRKRPARVGLLTARVGSIGDNRLGGWYSYRAAKAAANQIVHTAAIEIARTHPQAVVVSLHPGTVETPFTRNYPQHRKLAPETAATHLLNVLDGLTSDESGGFFDWTGARVPW; from the coding sequence ATGCGCAAGGCTTTGGTCATTGGCGCGTCCGGCGGTATAGGGTCGGCTCTGGCGGACAGGCTCGACGCGCGTGGGGACCTTGTCGATTGCGTGTCGCGCCAAGGAACGGGTCTCGATTTGACCGATCCTGCGCGCGTTGAGGCCGTGTTGGGCGATTTGACGGGGCCATATGAGACGATATGTGTCGCCACGGGCCTGCTTTCCCCCAAAGGCAGGCGCCCGGAAAAATCCCTGGCTGAGATCGACGCCGCAGCCATGGCAGAGGTCATGGCCGTGAACGCGATTGGACCGGCTTTGGTGTTGCGCGCCTTGCCCCGGCTTTTGCCCCGAAAGAGGCCGGCCCGAGTTGGACTTTTGACGGCACGGGTGGGCTCTATCGGCGACAATCGTTTGGGGGGCTGGTACAGCTACCGCGCCGCCAAAGCAGCCGCCAATCAGATCGTGCACACGGCGGCCATCGAGATCGCCCGCACACATCCTCAGGCGGTGGTTGTGTCTCTGCATCCGGGCACCGTCGAGACGCCATTTACCCGCAATTATCCGCAGCATCGCAAGCTGGCGCCTGAAACGGCGGCAACACATCTTTTGAATGTGCTGGACGGCCTGACGTCTGACGAAAGCGGTGGCTTTTTTGACTGGACCGGAGCGCGGGTTCCATGGTGA
- a CDS encoding GGDEF domain-containing protein has product MTVVTPVTFDAAPFLTFMPMSLVFADSGVILSIGPTLAKLRPPEELIGKHVTEVFSVRDNGRGQGNCPIPLDTKLYLKFQKGVTTRLKGMAASIPGTGVNILNLSFGISIVDAVADYRLTAGDFAHTDLAIEMLYLVEAKSAVMEETKQLNARLQGAKVAAEEQAFTDTLTGLKNRRAMDHVLARMLRTHVPFALMHLDLDYFKSVNDTLGHAAGDTVLQEVAKILLEETRSDDLVARVGGDEFILIYNRFTDRTRLMQTAARIISRLEVPVPYQGTVCRISGSIGITTTDYYRMPTADEMIHDADLALYSSKYEGRAQATLFDPAVHHTSPGEVGGEQPQDDKR; this is encoded by the coding sequence ATGACTGTTGTAACCCCCGTCACCTTCGATGCGGCGCCTTTTCTGACATTCATGCCGATGAGCCTGGTTTTCGCGGATTCGGGCGTGATCCTGTCGATCGGTCCGACCTTGGCCAAATTACGCCCGCCGGAGGAGCTGATCGGCAAACATGTGACGGAGGTCTTCTCCGTGCGCGACAACGGGCGCGGGCAGGGCAATTGCCCCATTCCTCTGGATACCAAGCTCTACCTGAAATTTCAGAAGGGTGTGACCACGCGTCTCAAAGGCATGGCGGCCTCGATCCCCGGCACCGGTGTCAACATTTTGAACCTGTCTTTCGGCATCTCCATTGTCGATGCGGTGGCCGACTACCGTCTCACCGCCGGGGATTTCGCGCATACCGATCTGGCCATCGAGATGCTCTATCTGGTCGAAGCCAAATCCGCCGTGATGGAAGAAACCAAACAGTTGAACGCGCGCCTGCAAGGGGCCAAAGTCGCGGCCGAAGAACAGGCCTTCACCGACACGTTGACGGGGCTCAAGAATCGTCGCGCCATGGATCATGTTCTCGCACGTATGTTGCGGACTCATGTGCCCTTCGCGCTCATGCATCTCGATCTCGACTATTTCAAATCCGTGAATGACACACTGGGCCACGCCGCCGGTGACACAGTCCTCCAGGAAGTGGCCAAAATTCTGTTGGAGGAAACGCGGTCGGATGATCTCGTGGCGCGTGTCGGTGGCGACGAGTTTATTCTGATTTACAACCGTTTCACGGATCGCACCCGTCTCATGCAAACGGCGGCACGCATTATTTCGCGCCTTGAAGTGCCGGTGCCTTATCAGGGCACAGTCTGCAGAATTTCTGGCTCCATCGGCATCACCACGACCGATTACTACAGGATGCCGACAGCCGACGAAATGATCCATGACGCGGATCTGGCCCTTTATAGCTCGAAATACGAAGGGCGCGCTCAGGCGACTCTTTTTGATCCGGCCGTGCATCACACCTCACCTGGCGAAGTCGGAGGAGAGCAGCCACAGGACGACAAAAGATGA
- a CDS encoding heme NO-binding domain-containing protein, whose amino-acid sequence MHGMINRAIQCFMRDTYGADTWEKVAEMADLGFDNFEAMLSYPDQITLDVLGRAARQLHKPVETFLEDLGTYLVSHPNVEAIRRLLRFGGENFTEFLFSLNELEGRAQLALPDLEVPTLKVEHIEDGRFRLSCSSAMPGFGYAMVGVMRAMADDYGALVFLEHQGWMDSGEEIITINLLEAAYTEGRSFELSERIGGEL is encoded by the coding sequence ATGCATGGTATGATTAACCGGGCGATCCAATGCTTTATGCGCGATACCTATGGTGCGGACACCTGGGAAAAAGTTGCGGAAATGGCGGATCTCGGGTTTGACAATTTCGAGGCGATGCTCAGTTACCCGGACCAGATCACCCTGGATGTTCTGGGCCGCGCCGCACGGCAATTGCACAAACCCGTGGAAACCTTTCTCGAGGATCTCGGCACCTATCTTGTCTCTCACCCGAATGTCGAGGCGATCCGACGCCTGCTGCGGTTCGGGGGCGAAAATTTCACGGAATTTTTATTTTCTCTCAATGAACTTGAGGGGCGCGCACAATTGGCGTTGCCGGACCTCGAGGTGCCGACGCTCAAGGTCGAACATATCGAAGACGGGCGGTTCCGGCTCAGTTGTTCCAGTGCGATGCCGGGCTTTGGCTATGCCATGGTGGGCGTGATGCGGGCGATGGCGGATGACTATGGCGCGCTGGTGTTTCTCGAACATCAGGGATGGATGGATTCGGGCGAGGAAATCATCACCATCAATCTTTTGGAAGCGGCCTATACCGAAGGGCGCAGTTTCGAATTGTCCGAGCGGATCGGGGGTGAGTTATGA
- a CDS encoding HAD family hydrolase, which translates to MARHIEAILFDKDGTLMDFQRSWGPWGAAMIARCCGPDRQKQRALAEALGIDLVAQRFLPQSAVIAGTPDDVLALLLPFFPNNSAEEIAGWLEPDAESFAPVPVPGVQECCAAFRQQGLGMAVVTNDFEAAAQDHLAQMELAPFFDVVIGYDSGYGGKPAPGPCLGAAERLGVAPEACVMVGDSLHDLEAGWRAGMLPVAVLTGVAQASELADHAAVVLNSVAELPAWLSDGNIGG; encoded by the coding sequence ATGGCGCGTCACATTGAGGCGATCCTGTTCGACAAGGACGGCACGTTGATGGATTTTCAGCGCAGTTGGGGACCGTGGGGCGCGGCGATGATTGCGCGCTGCTGCGGGCCCGACCGGCAAAAGCAACGGGCGCTGGCGGAGGCGCTGGGCATCGACCTTGTGGCACAGCGTTTTTTGCCGCAGAGCGCGGTGATCGCGGGAACTCCCGATGATGTCTTGGCGCTGTTGCTGCCGTTTTTTCCGAACAACAGCGCGGAGGAGATCGCTGGCTGGCTCGAGCCCGATGCGGAGAGTTTCGCGCCTGTCCCGGTGCCGGGCGTTCAGGAGTGCTGTGCGGCTTTTCGACAGCAGGGTCTGGGCATGGCGGTCGTCACCAATGATTTCGAGGCGGCTGCGCAGGATCATCTGGCCCAGATGGAGCTGGCACCGTTTTTCGATGTGGTGATCGGCTACGATAGTGGCTATGGCGGCAAACCTGCGCCGGGGCCTTGTTTGGGCGCGGCGGAGCGGCTTGGGGTGGCGCCTGAGGCCTGTGTGATGGTGGGGGACAGTCTGCATGATCTGGAGGCCGGGTGGCGTGCGGGGATGCTTCCGGTCGCGGTCTTGACGGGTGTGGCGCAGGCCTCTGAGCTGGCGGATCATGCTGCGGTGGTTTTGAACAGTGTCGCCGAGTTGCCAGCGTGGCTGTCCGACGGTAACATCGGGGGCTGA
- a CDS encoding DUF3572 domain-containing protein — translation MQQESAELIGLKVLGWLAAEEEIFPVFLGSSGVTAQELRVRASETEILSAVLDFVTMDDEWVKACCQATGLDLHEPMRARQALPGGAQIHWT, via the coding sequence ATGCAGCAAGAATCCGCCGAGCTGATTGGCCTGAAAGTTCTGGGCTGGCTTGCCGCAGAAGAGGAAATTTTCCCTGTTTTTCTGGGGTCTAGCGGTGTGACGGCGCAGGAACTAAGGGTGCGCGCCTCGGAGACCGAGATCCTGAGCGCCGTTCTCGATTTCGTGACCATGGATGATGAATGGGTTAAGGCCTGTTGTCAGGCCACGGGCCTCGATCTCCATGAACCTATGCGTGCACGTCAGGCCCTGCCGGGCGGGGCACAGATTCACTGGACCTGA
- a CDS encoding diguanylate cyclase has product MAGRILIADNVPTNRIILKVKLSSAFYDVTQARTGADALDIAHATRPNLIILDGDLGDMTGYDACAALKADPATAHIPVAIITPAQKPEAKIAALKAGADEFLSKPLDELTLTARVRALMRASATSEELRRRNETAHALGFSEAASHYASPGKIALIGSTSEEAMTWRAGLKGMVHDEITIERADHLLESIYHGKVADLYVISAQAGGSIEGLRLISDLRAREATRGAGIVVVHGPQDRREALMALDLGANDLITRGADPEEMALRMRTQMRRKKEADLLRMTLDEGLRLATRDKLTGLYNRHYAMPHLEKLARDARDNHQHFAVMLLDIDKFKSVNDTYGHATGDAVLIDVAKRLSDSLRSMDLLARFGGEEFLVCMPMTTLMEARAVAERLRAAICARPSAMAPDGTPVTVSASIGLAMGGAEAHDIGTLLEIADRALYAAKAEGRNQVTLGSHAA; this is encoded by the coding sequence ATGGCAGGCAGGATTCTCATCGCTGACAATGTGCCGACCAATCGGATCATTCTGAAGGTCAAGCTGTCTTCGGCCTTCTACGATGTGACGCAGGCCCGCACCGGAGCAGACGCGCTCGACATCGCGCATGCAACCCGCCCCAACCTCATCATTCTCGACGGCGATCTCGGCGATATGACCGGCTATGACGCCTGCGCCGCGCTCAAGGCCGATCCGGCCACCGCGCATATTCCCGTCGCCATCATCACGCCTGCGCAAAAGCCCGAGGCAAAAATTGCCGCACTCAAGGCCGGCGCCGATGAGTTCCTGTCGAAACCGCTCGATGAGTTGACCCTGACCGCGCGGGTCCGTGCCCTCATGCGCGCCTCCGCCACCTCCGAGGAGCTGCGCCGCCGCAATGAGACCGCGCATGCCCTGGGCTTTTCCGAGGCCGCGAGCCATTACGCGAGCCCCGGCAAGATCGCCCTCATCGGTTCGACCTCCGAAGAGGCGATGACCTGGCGTGCGGGTCTCAAGGGGATGGTGCATGACGAAATTACCATTGAGCGCGCCGATCACCTTTTGGAATCGATCTATCATGGCAAGGTGGCGGATCTCTACGTCATTTCCGCCCAGGCGGGTGGCTCGATCGAGGGGCTGCGCCTGATCTCAGATCTGCGTGCGCGCGAGGCGACGCGAGGCGCCGGAATCGTCGTCGTGCATGGTCCGCAAGACCGTCGCGAAGCCCTCATGGCGCTGGATCTGGGTGCCAATGACCTGATCACCCGCGGTGCCGACCCGGAAGAAATGGCCCTGCGCATGCGCACCCAGATGCGGCGCAAGAAAGAGGCCGATCTGTTGAGGATGACGCTCGATGAGGGGCTGCGTCTGGCCACGCGTGACAAGCTCACCGGCCTTTACAATCGCCATTACGCCATGCCGCATCTGGAAAAACTCGCCCGTGACGCACGCGACAATCATCAACATTTCGCCGTGATGCTTCTGGACATCGACAAGTTCAAATCGGTCAACGACACCTATGGTCATGCCACCGGCGACGCGGTGCTGATCGACGTGGCGAAACGGTTGAGCGACAGCCTGCGCAGCATGGATTTGCTGGCCCGCTTCGGTGGTGAGGAGTTTCTGGTCTGCATGCCGATGACGACGCTGATGGAAGCCCGCGCTGTGGCAGAACGTCTGCGGGCCGCGATCTGTGCCCGCCCGTCCGCGATGGCGCCCGATGGAACGCCTGTGACGGTCTCCGCCTCCATCGGTCTGGCCATGGGCGGCGCGGAGGCGCATGACATAGGCACGCTTCTGGAGATCGCCGACCGCGCCCTTTATGCCGCCAAGGCGGAAGGCCGCAATCAGGTGACATTGGGCTCTCACGCCGCCTGA